In Bacillota bacterium, a single genomic region encodes these proteins:
- a CDS encoding radical SAM protein, producing the protein MLRNCRLCPRLCGKDRLAGETGFCGAGALPRVALASLHHWEEPCVSGTNGSGAVFFSHCNLRCVFCQNHTISHGGFGKDITVPELAEVFSRLARKGAHNINLVTPSHFLPQVAWAVRMARDQGLAIPVVYNTNAYELPESLALLEGIVDVYLPDLKYSGEAPASHYSAARDYFARATSAILEMQRQVGSAMFSSEGIMARGLLVRHLVLPGLAEDSKKVLDWIGANLPRDTYVSVMSQYVPAHLSPRHVELNRRLTPEEYDEVLDHFDEIGLENGFMQDFASQDSSFTPEFDLTGLEGLGSLADDGSGAVTRRSAYCNCAASARPR; encoded by the coding sequence ATGCTCCGCAACTGCCGCTTGTGCCCGCGGCTGTGCGGGAAAGACCGCCTTGCCGGGGAGACGGGTTTCTGCGGCGCCGGCGCCTTGCCAAGGGTGGCCCTAGCGTCGCTTCACCATTGGGAGGAGCCTTGTGTGAGCGGGACCAACGGCTCGGGTGCCGTGTTCTTCTCCCACTGCAACCTCCGCTGCGTCTTCTGCCAAAACCACACCATAAGCCACGGAGGATTCGGCAAAGACATCACCGTGCCGGAGCTCGCCGAGGTCTTCTCGAGACTCGCCCGCAAAGGAGCGCACAACATCAATCTCGTGACGCCATCGCACTTTCTGCCGCAGGTGGCGTGGGCCGTTCGCATGGCACGCGACCAGGGTCTCGCGATCCCCGTCGTATACAACACCAATGCGTACGAGCTCCCAGAGTCTCTTGCGCTGCTCGAGGGCATTGTGGACGTTTACCTGCCCGACCTAAAGTACTCCGGCGAGGCGCCGGCGAGTCACTACTCGGCGGCGCGCGACTACTTCGCCCGCGCGACGAGCGCGATCCTCGAGATGCAGAGACAGGTCGGCTCCGCAATGTTTTCGTCGGAAGGGATCATGGCCCGCGGCCTTCTGGTCAGGCACCTCGTCCTACCGGGCCTTGCCGAGGACAGCAAGAAGGTGCTCGACTGGATCGGAGCGAACCTCCCTAGGGACACCTACGTCAGTGTGATGTCTCAGTACGTGCCGGCGCACCTCTCGCCACGGCACGTGGAGCTCAACCGCCGTCTTACTCCTGAAGAGTATGATGAGGTTCTGGACCACTTCGATGAGATCGGGCTGGAGAACGGCTTCATGCAGGATTTCGCGTCTCAAGACTCGTCGTTCACGCCGGAGTTCGACCTTACCGGGCTGGAGGGGCTGGGAAGCCTCGCTGATGATGGGTCTGGCGCCGTCACGCGACGATCCGCATACTGTAATTGTGCAGCATCTGCACGGCCACGATAG
- a CDS encoding secondary thiamine-phosphate synthase enzyme YjbQ, translating to MTVSTLGIRTKAQDELVDITADVRRLVRESGVERGVCLVYVPHTTAGVTVNESADPDVARDILEALTRMVPRHGAYRHAEGNAAAHIRATLVGSSATIPVEGGDLALGTWQGVFFCEFDGPRSRRVNVRVLRCE from the coding sequence ATGACAGTGAGCACCTTAGGCATCAGAACGAAAGCCCAGGATGAGTTGGTTGACATAACCGCGGACGTGCGGAGGCTCGTTCGCGAGTCGGGAGTCGAACGCGGCGTGTGCCTGGTATATGTGCCGCATACCACGGCGGGCGTGACCGTCAACGAGAGCGCCGATCCCGACGTGGCGCGCGACATCCTCGAAGCGCTGACGAGGATGGTACCGAGGCACGGGGCTTACCGCCACGCGGAGGGGAACGCCGCCGCTCACATCAGGGCGACGCTGGTGGGATCTTCCGCAACCATTCCGGTCGAAGGCGGCGATCTCGCGCTCGGCACCTGGCAGGGGGTGTTCTTCTGCGAGTTCGACGGCCCGCGCTCGCGAAGGGTCAATGTTCGGGTGTTGCGGTGTGAGTAG
- a CDS encoding divergent PAP2 family protein: MRNPALLAPLLAWVMSQVLKFAVDYAINRRPDFTRLVNPGGMPSSHSSLVSGMSIMVGRISGWNSPIFAVASVLSLIVLYDAAGIRRAAGRQARVINRIVNDLYKTHRVREERLRELLGHTPLEVLAGVGLGAAVAFGWPLG; the protein is encoded by the coding sequence TTGCGAAACCCAGCGCTTCTCGCACCGCTTCTGGCTTGGGTCATGTCACAGGTGCTGAAGTTCGCCGTGGACTATGCGATTAATCGCAGACCGGATTTCACGCGCCTGGTGAACCCCGGGGGCATGCCGAGCTCACACTCGAGCCTGGTCTCGGGCATGTCAATCATGGTCGGGCGCATATCCGGCTGGAACTCGCCCATATTCGCCGTGGCTTCGGTGCTTTCATTGATAGTGCTGTATGACGCGGCCGGAATCAGGCGCGCCGCCGGGAGGCAGGCGCGGGTCATCAACAGAATAGTCAATGACCTCTACAAGACACACCGTGTCCGTGAGGAGCGCCTCCGCGAGCTCCTCGGCCACACTCCCCTAGAGGTGCTCGCGGGAGTCGGGCTTGGCGCGGCGGTGGCGTTCGGTTGGCCCCTCGGCTGA
- a CDS encoding SCP2 sterol-binding domain-containing protein: MAGYESAGQFRSVFRLMVDLMRSDPRVLGASQGLSLTVGFAITDLDETFLLTFQGGEIRGEAGADITSAQIKLTMDSETFDGVFSGEVDPMGAAMSGKIAFSGDLGLAMNLLGVVEDLRRMYKAARAQAETA, from the coding sequence GTGGCCGGTTACGAGTCTGCGGGACAGTTTCGGAGCGTGTTCCGTCTGATGGTGGATCTCATGAGGTCAGACCCAAGAGTCCTTGGGGCGAGCCAGGGGCTGAGCCTCACGGTCGGCTTCGCCATCACGGACCTGGACGAGACCTTCCTTCTCACCTTCCAGGGTGGCGAGATACGCGGCGAAGCTGGTGCGGACATCACGTCCGCCCAGATCAAGCTAACCATGGATAGCGAGACTTTCGATGGTGTGTTCAGCGGCGAGGTGGACCCGATGGGCGCGGCCATGTCGGGCAAGATCGCATTCTCCGGAGACCTGGGCCTTGCCATGAACCTCCTTGGAGTGGTGGAGGACCTGCGAAGGATGTACAAGGCGGCCAGGGCGCAGGCTGAGACCGCCTGA
- a CDS encoding ABC transporter permease: MRVRDLLFVALRNSHVRLAESFLIVLGIALGVAVVAAFGGLIGSVGVQTRMFAESPVAWEIAVIPREEAYSALWEGGTGRVPAVPVGPAGTPPARLTMRDLERFRDAVASAKWVYVCEHIGLPLRPALPSPENTQDPQGEMARPPWRGFVELVATVPEYFQAYGLKLREGSFFVDEDVASGARVMVVGDRLARHLAGDASPLGQELVLITGSRGGGGEQSTPRYTVIGMLEPVSTPIDGERSGGSALPGPLSQLDTFGFIPVTSAPGYGGEDEELQEIRVMPASADAVATTLDELRRFIEREYHGSLTIRSEIDDMRCAMRQMRSLAAGVLVIASAGIVIASINILNLMMARVLRRTKAIGLSLALGASRRDVFAQLLAESLALGIVGGVTGIGLACVAVGLVSKVTRGLTVTVGPWGILAGAGASLAASVVFGLYPAHLAARTVAADALRGD, encoded by the coding sequence ATGAGAGTCCGGGATCTGCTGTTCGTGGCGTTGCGCAACTCGCACGTGCGGCTTGCAGAGTCGTTCCTCATAGTCCTCGGCATAGCCCTGGGGGTCGCCGTCGTAGCGGCGTTCGGCGGCCTGATTGGGAGCGTTGGGGTGCAGACCCGTATGTTCGCCGAAAGCCCTGTGGCTTGGGAAATAGCGGTAATTCCGCGGGAAGAGGCGTACTCGGCACTCTGGGAAGGGGGCACCGGACGGGTACCTGCCGTGCCGGTAGGTCCTGCAGGCACGCCGCCTGCCCGCCTCACCATGCGCGACCTCGAGCGGTTCAGGGACGCCGTGGCTTCCGCGAAATGGGTGTACGTGTGCGAGCACATCGGCTTGCCGCTGCGGCCCGCGCTTCCCTCTCCGGAGAACACGCAGGACCCGCAGGGAGAGATGGCTCGGCCTCCATGGAGAGGATTCGTGGAACTCGTGGCCACGGTTCCCGAGTACTTCCAGGCGTATGGCCTGAAGTTGCGCGAAGGCTCGTTCTTCGTTGACGAAGATGTCGCGTCAGGGGCTAGGGTAATGGTCGTCGGGGATAGGCTTGCGAGGCACCTTGCAGGCGACGCGTCTCCGCTCGGGCAAGAGCTGGTGCTGATAACGGGATCGCGGGGCGGTGGTGGTGAGCAGAGCACACCTAGGTATACGGTGATAGGAATGCTCGAGCCCGTTTCGACGCCGATCGATGGGGAGCGAAGCGGAGGTTCGGCCCTGCCGGGGCCCCTCAGCCAACTCGACACGTTTGGGTTCATCCCAGTGACCTCCGCGCCGGGCTATGGAGGCGAAGATGAGGAACTGCAGGAGATCCGGGTCATGCCAGCATCGGCAGATGCGGTAGCGACCACCCTTGATGAGTTGAGGCGGTTCATCGAGCGGGAGTATCACGGGAGTCTCACGATCCGATCGGAAATCGACGACATGAGATGCGCCATGCGCCAGATGCGCAGTCTCGCAGCAGGTGTCCTGGTCATCGCCTCAGCCGGGATCGTGATCGCCTCCATCAACATCCTCAACCTGATGATGGCCCGCGTTCTCCGGCGTACGAAGGCCATCGGGCTATCCCTCGCGCTCGGCGCGAGCCGTCGGGACGTGTTCGCGCAACTCCTCGCCGAGTCGTTGGCTCTCGGGATCGTCGGGGGCGTCACAGGGATTGGACTTGCGTGCGTTGCGGTGGGGCTCGTCTCCAAGGTGACTCGGGGACTGACGGTGACTGTCGGCCCATGGGGCATCCTTGCGGGGGCCGGAGCGTCTCTCGCGGCGAGCGTGGTGTTTGGGCTGTATCCGGCTCACCTCGCCGCCAGGACGGTTGCGGCGGACGCGCTTCGGGGGGACTAA
- a CDS encoding ABC transporter permease has translation MLSIALTSAYHNVRRRPLRAVLTILQIGVGIACVVSVLSYRMNVSAWIGRMMREGEDMVVATGGREGRNEYGGWTREIYALFSNEDVSEIASLPDVEGVSPFTPRPLLTVDAANTRYLVNGGASVGPDYARVCGLETVEGAFITQSDVESGSSVVVISENLAKILFGTAPYVGRTIEVVSAQRGASPKAGGGRSAAMPTYRVIGVFRENRIHAGTPFLVSYWEAPQILWPATVDPLSPMGISFRSAVSSPGNAYPYTTLVIRAKAGRGAAVREHVRAMVSGRGGPRDPWAGSATLDNGNGDDDASEASVMFESSAETARMLTRSMSDLTLLLGGAVFIALVVSAIGILSIMMVGVVERSREVGLRRAFGASRGSIVLQFTFDSVAMSLAGGVLGVLASLWLYPFLDTTVFTRMSIFSDARVGGGLSPVAVLAGLGLAIVFGAVFGFVPALQAARVEPAEILREL, from the coding sequence ATGCTCTCGATAGCCCTCACGTCCGCGTATCACAACGTCAGGCGTCGCCCGCTTCGGGCCGTCCTCACTATTCTGCAGATCGGCGTCGGGATCGCGTGCGTGGTGTCGGTCTTGAGCTACAGGATGAACGTCTCGGCGTGGATAGGCCGCATGATGCGCGAGGGAGAAGACATGGTGGTCGCCACCGGAGGCAGAGAGGGACGAAACGAGTACGGTGGATGGACCCGCGAAATCTATGCACTGTTCTCGAACGAGGACGTCTCCGAGATCGCCTCTTTGCCTGACGTTGAGGGAGTATCGCCGTTCACGCCGAGACCGTTGTTGACGGTAGACGCCGCCAACACCCGTTACCTCGTGAACGGTGGGGCATCGGTCGGGCCCGACTATGCCCGGGTCTGCGGGCTCGAGACGGTAGAGGGCGCGTTCATCACCCAATCGGACGTGGAGAGCGGGTCGAGTGTGGTCGTCATATCGGAGAACCTAGCGAAGATCCTGTTCGGCACGGCACCGTACGTTGGCAGAACCATCGAGGTTGTTTCCGCGCAACGCGGAGCGTCACCTAAGGCGGGGGGTGGGCGTTCCGCGGCTATGCCGACCTACCGGGTGATCGGCGTGTTCCGAGAGAACCGCATTCATGCGGGGACTCCCTTCCTCGTGTCGTACTGGGAGGCTCCGCAGATCCTGTGGCCGGCCACGGTGGATCCGCTGAGCCCAATGGGCATCTCGTTTCGCAGTGCCGTGTCATCCCCAGGAAATGCATACCCCTACACGACTCTGGTGATCAGGGCGAAGGCCGGCCGGGGAGCGGCCGTGAGAGAGCACGTGAGGGCTATGGTGTCCGGTCGCGGCGGGCCTCGGGACCCGTGGGCGGGCTCGGCGACGCTCGACAACGGCAACGGAGACGACGATGCCTCCGAGGCGTCGGTCATGTTCGAGTCCTCCGCGGAGACGGCGCGGATGCTCACCCGGTCGATGTCAGATCTTACGCTGCTTCTGGGGGGCGCGGTCTTCATCGCCCTCGTGGTAAGCGCCATCGGCATACTCAGCATAATGATGGTCGGCGTGGTCGAGAGGTCGAGGGAGGTGGGCCTACGGCGAGCGTTCGGGGCATCGCGCGGGTCCATCGTCCTGCAGTTCACGTTCGACTCCGTTGCGATGTCTCTGGCCGGAGGAGTCCTGGGCGTCCTCGCATCCCTGTGGCTTTATCCCTTCCTGGATACCACGGTGTTCACGAGGATGAGCATCTTTTCAGACGCCCGAGTGGGCGGCGGCCTGTCTCCCGTGGCGGTGCTCGCGGGTCTCGGTCTTGCTATCGTGTTCGGAGCGGTATTCGGGTTCGTGCCGGCGCTCCAAGCCGCAAGGGTGGAGCCGGCCGAGATCCTGAGGGAGTTGTAA
- a CDS encoding efflux RND transporter periplasmic adaptor subunit — protein sequence MGHDERQTDASAKRFDPIVRRPPAVRGGRFRRDAGLIAFVVVVLGVVVAVPAYLLIPRERPYVLANYTYAEVRLGEFHDEVGAPGTVVPARTVEVRAGSGGIVQEIMVAPGERVDLGAPVCQLHSPELVTKREDARHQVLSAEDSLAKARLDASLTEKRLERELAEARKTLAAAQAKHADARQLYEAGAIPRRQVDEAQTEVDRAQSQVETRELELSAAKSVGALQIDTCARQLEAARSSLKSIEDAIAGLVLRSPIQGTVLDVPVVPGAMVGQGTVVAQVADLKRLVVKAKVRSFDVQHVTVGQRATVIIGGASLGGRVHTVAPKADESGEGTTVEVVVELDSPSKDVLPNSAAYVEIQVRERRGVSYLPRGAYLASGQEMFVYVVEGNRAYQRDVRFGKAYDNAVEVLDGLSAGEKVITSSYEEFKHRREIKVLPEGGRAQ from the coding sequence ATGGGACATGACGAGCGGCAGACCGACGCCAGTGCCAAGCGGTTCGATCCCATAGTGAGACGGCCGCCGGCGGTGCGTGGCGGGCGGTTTCGGAGGGACGCCGGGCTCATCGCGTTTGTCGTGGTCGTGCTCGGCGTCGTGGTGGCGGTGCCCGCGTATCTCCTCATCCCTCGGGAGAGGCCATATGTGCTTGCGAACTACACGTATGCCGAGGTTAGGCTCGGGGAATTCCATGACGAGGTCGGCGCTCCGGGCACGGTTGTGCCTGCCCGCACTGTGGAGGTGAGAGCAGGTTCCGGAGGCATAGTTCAGGAGATCATGGTGGCACCGGGCGAACGGGTAGACTTGGGCGCTCCCGTCTGTCAGCTCCACTCCCCGGAGCTCGTCACGAAGCGAGAGGACGCTCGTCACCAGGTGCTTTCGGCCGAGGACAGCCTTGCGAAGGCGCGGCTGGACGCGTCCCTGACCGAGAAGCGCCTCGAGCGCGAGCTCGCTGAGGCAAGGAAGACGCTCGCCGCGGCGCAGGCGAAGCACGCGGATGCGCGGCAGCTTTACGAGGCGGGTGCCATCCCGAGAAGGCAGGTGGATGAGGCCCAAACCGAGGTGGACCGGGCGCAGTCGCAGGTCGAGACAAGGGAGTTGGAGTTATCCGCGGCGAAGTCGGTGGGTGCGCTCCAGATCGATACCTGCGCGCGGCAGCTCGAGGCGGCGCGATCGAGCCTGAAAAGCATAGAGGACGCCATCGCCGGTCTCGTGCTGCGGTCGCCCATCCAGGGGACGGTGCTTGACGTTCCCGTGGTGCCAGGTGCGATGGTAGGCCAAGGTACCGTAGTCGCTCAGGTGGCGGACCTCAAGCGTCTTGTGGTAAAGGCGAAGGTCAGATCGTTCGACGTGCAGCACGTCACCGTCGGCCAGCGGGCCACGGTCATCATCGGCGGGGCGAGCCTTGGCGGGCGAGTGCATACCGTGGCGCCCAAGGCCGATGAGAGCGGGGAGGGTACCACAGTGGAGGTCGTTGTCGAGCTTGACTCTCCGTCCAAGGACGTGCTGCCCAATAGCGCGGCGTACGTCGAGATCCAGGTGAGAGAGCGCCGCGGAGTGTCGTACCTTCCGCGCGGGGCATACCTGGCTAGCGGGCAGGAGATGTTCGTCTATGTGGTAGAAGGCAATCGGGCGTATCAGCGGGACGTGCGGTTCGGCAAGGCCTACGACAACGCCGTAGAGGTCTTGGACGGGCTTTCCGCGGGCGAGAAGGTAATCACGTCCTCATACGAGGAATTCAAACACAGGCGTGAGATCAAGGTGCTGCCTGAGGGGGGAAGGGCGCAGTGA
- a CDS encoding ABC transporter ATP-binding protein, whose protein sequence is MGRVDVAALFRVTLDVERGEYVAVMGPSGSGKSTLLNILGGLDVPTSGRYLLESVDISRLPDRELARIRCRHFGFVFQSYNLFPEFNALENVMVPMMYANIGAAERRRRAAGLLESLGMGPRMRHYPSQLSGGEQQRVAIARALANDPDVILADEPTGNLATQQGREILAIFDDLNSRGVTIVMVTHDEGVATHAKRLVLLRDGRVESDRRVA, encoded by the coding sequence ATGGGCAGGGTGGATGTAGCCGCTCTGTTCAGAGTGACGCTCGATGTGGAGCGCGGAGAATACGTGGCGGTGATGGGCCCATCCGGCTCGGGTAAGTCCACACTCCTGAACATACTAGGAGGGCTTGACGTGCCGACTTCAGGCAGGTACTTGCTTGAGTCAGTGGACATATCGAGACTGCCAGACAGGGAGCTCGCCAGAATCCGTTGTCGCCACTTCGGGTTCGTATTCCAGAGCTACAACCTCTTCCCCGAGTTCAACGCTCTCGAGAACGTGATGGTGCCCATGATGTATGCGAACATTGGCGCCGCTGAACGGAGAAGGCGAGCGGCGGGATTGCTCGAGTCGCTCGGCATGGGCCCGAGGATGCGGCACTATCCGAGCCAGCTCTCCGGAGGCGAGCAACAGCGCGTTGCCATCGCGAGGGCGCTTGCCAACGACCCCGATGTCATCCTGGCGGATGAGCCCACAGGGAACCTCGCTACTCAGCAAGGCAGGGAGATCCTTGCCATATTCGATGACCTCAATTCACGGGGCGTCACGATAGTGATGGTGACGCATGACGAAGGCGTTGCGACCCATGCAAAGAGGCTTGTGCTCCTTCGAGATGGACGAGTCGAGAGCGATCGGCGAGTGGCGTAG
- the rlmD gene encoding 23S rRNA (uracil(1939)-C(5))-methyltransferase RlmD has translation MEQDQVLRISITDLNHSGEGVGRKDGRVVFVPYAAPSDEALVRIVEERRGFARAELLSLERESPNRVLPPCPVYLQCGGCQLQHISYDAQLAYKKRRVEQALRRIGKFDGVLVKDCLAAPSTFHYRNKAKFSYSSRGGGADVPDFVSGFYGRRTHDVVDLNECLIQSDTNNEVFQALNAIIARGGVRVWQGGAAKCAGAGGRAAAGGAIKHLVARCGREGAQAIAVLVTAEGRLRGIERVADELMLAVPKLAGVVEEVEPAKGRGSGGRDEESACGGHRDDGEGVQGSGARPLRDDAPRVVRGVGFFRDRVLGLEFTVNAASFFQVNAEGMEVLYEEVLQAADLSGGEVALDAYCGVGTITLALARQCRHVYGVEESPSAVADARVNATHNRVTNCSFVAGRVEDVLTAKILPRHVHTVVLDPPRAGCDPRALHALSLLGPGRIVYVSCDPETLARDLRILADSGYEVASVQPVDMFPQTSHVETVVLLLAG, from the coding sequence ATGGAGCAAGACCAGGTTCTTCGCATCAGCATCACGGATCTGAACCACTCGGGGGAGGGCGTCGGCAGGAAGGACGGGCGCGTGGTCTTCGTGCCGTACGCGGCGCCTAGCGATGAGGCCCTCGTCAGGATAGTTGAGGAGCGGCGGGGATTCGCCAGGGCGGAGCTCCTCTCGCTCGAAAGGGAGTCCCCCAACAGGGTGCTGCCGCCGTGTCCCGTGTACCTCCAGTGCGGCGGATGCCAGCTCCAGCACATCTCGTACGACGCGCAGCTGGCCTACAAGAAGCGCCGTGTGGAGCAGGCCTTGAGGCGTATAGGCAAGTTCGACGGCGTTCTCGTCAAGGATTGTCTCGCCGCGCCTTCGACCTTCCATTACCGCAACAAGGCCAAGTTCTCGTATTCCTCCCGCGGCGGCGGCGCGGACGTGCCGGACTTTGTGTCCGGGTTCTACGGCCGTCGGACCCACGACGTGGTCGACCTCAACGAGTGCTTGATCCAAAGCGACACGAACAACGAGGTGTTCCAGGCGCTGAACGCCATAATCGCGCGCGGGGGCGTACGCGTGTGGCAAGGCGGGGCGGCGAAATGCGCTGGAGCGGGTGGAAGGGCGGCCGCTGGCGGGGCGATCAAGCACCTCGTGGCTAGGTGCGGCCGCGAAGGCGCGCAGGCCATAGCGGTGCTGGTGACCGCCGAAGGACGTCTTCGCGGGATCGAGCGAGTTGCCGATGAACTCATGCTTGCCGTTCCCAAGCTGGCAGGGGTGGTTGAGGAGGTCGAGCCGGCGAAAGGCCGTGGCAGCGGGGGGAGGGACGAGGAGAGCGCGTGCGGTGGCCACAGAGACGACGGAGAGGGGGTCCAAGGCTCCGGAGCAAGGCCCCTGCGCGACGACGCTCCCAGGGTGGTGAGGGGCGTGGGCTTTTTCCGTGATCGCGTGCTCGGCCTCGAGTTCACCGTGAACGCGGCCTCGTTCTTCCAGGTCAACGCGGAAGGCATGGAGGTGCTCTACGAAGAGGTGTTGCAAGCCGCGGACCTCTCCGGGGGTGAGGTGGCCCTCGACGCATACTGCGGCGTTGGGACCATTACCCTTGCTCTCGCGCGCCAATGCAGGCACGTGTACGGCGTAGAGGAGTCGCCGTCGGCGGTTGCCGACGCTAGAGTGAACGCGACACACAATCGCGTAACGAATTGCTCTTTCGTGGCGGGACGGGTGGAGGACGTGCTCACGGCGAAGATTCTTCCACGCCACGTGCACACGGTGGTGCTGGATCCCCCGCGCGCGGGATGCGACCCCAGGGCCCTTCATGCGCTGTCCCTGCTCGGCCCCGGTCGTATAGTGTACGTGTCGTGCGATCCGGAGACCCTCGCCCGCGACTTGAGGATTCTGGCAGACAGTGGTTACGAGGTGGCAAGCGTGCAGCCGGTGGACATGTTTCCGCAGACTTCCCACGTTGAAACGGTCGTCCTGTTGTTGGCCGGCTAG
- a CDS encoding DUF1667 domain-containing protein yields the protein MVTRWQACSRWTCFRRLPTLKRSSCCWPASQVGRLRRKTDRPIPGHLLLRVARQLADECVSPPVKAGDVLVRDVMGTGANVVATSDLDDSCDSPTPGIRGGTCGLIEARVSRGEGAIDIRFPPR from the coding sequence GTGGTTACGAGGTGGCAAGCGTGCAGCCGGTGGACATGTTTCCGCAGACTTCCCACGTTGAAACGGTCGTCCTGTTGTTGGCCGGCTAGCCAGGTAGGCCGATTGCGCAGGAAAACGGACCGACCGATTCCCGGACACCTCCTCTTGAGGGTCGCGAGGCAGCTCGCAGACGAATGCGTCAGCCCGCCGGTGAAGGCCGGCGATGTCCTTGTCCGCGATGTCATGGGAACGGGCGCCAACGTGGTGGCCACCAGCGATCTTGACGACTCCTGCGACTCGCCGACCCCCGGAATCAGGGGAGGGACGTGTGGCCTCATTGAGGCTCGCGTCTCGCGGGGCGAGGGTGCTATTGACATCCGCTTTCCCCCACGGTAA
- a CDS encoding TIGR00300 family protein — translation MVSATIELSGHIIDSRILPRVMDAIMDMGGDFHIEEIRVGRTKQDTSYARIEIKASTPQALEDIVEKVQSLGATVADQEEVVLEAATKDGVFPEGFYSTTNLDTFVRVAGSWVPVRDIEMDCGIVVDATCAPPVARCVPLHRARAGDLFVVGSRGVKVVPLERARHREIFSFMGSAVSSERPKALVVEEIARAMKDVRTRGKKVLAVAGPAVIHTGAGKHLSALIQAGYVNVLFAGNAVAVHDVESALHGTSLGVYLENGAAAAEGHAHHLRTINTIRRLGGLRAAVEAGVLKKGVMHSCITHGVDYVLAGSIRDDGPLPDVITDTVKAQDEMRLRLKDVELALMLATMLHSIATGNLLPSRVKTVCVDINPATVTKLADRGSLQAVGIVSDVEWFLKELVARLVA, via the coding sequence ATGGTCAGCGCAACGATCGAACTCTCGGGCCACATCATCGACTCTCGGATCCTCCCGAGGGTGATGGACGCAATCATGGACATGGGCGGAGACTTCCACATCGAGGAGATCAGGGTCGGTCGAACGAAGCAGGACACGAGCTACGCGAGAATCGAGATCAAGGCGTCGACGCCTCAGGCTCTGGAGGACATCGTCGAAAAGGTGCAGAGCCTCGGCGCGACCGTCGCGGACCAGGAGGAAGTGGTCTTGGAGGCGGCGACGAAGGACGGAGTATTCCCGGAAGGTTTCTATTCCACGACGAATCTCGACACTTTCGTGAGGGTGGCGGGGTCGTGGGTGCCAGTACGCGACATCGAGATGGACTGCGGTATTGTGGTCGACGCCACCTGCGCGCCGCCGGTAGCGCGCTGCGTGCCGCTCCACCGTGCCAGAGCTGGCGACCTCTTTGTCGTGGGATCCAGGGGCGTAAAGGTCGTGCCGCTCGAGAGGGCGAGGCATCGCGAGATATTCAGCTTCATGGGGAGCGCCGTGTCGAGTGAACGGCCGAAGGCCCTGGTCGTCGAGGAGATCGCCAGGGCCATGAAAGACGTCAGGACTCGCGGCAAGAAGGTTCTCGCCGTTGCGGGCCCCGCGGTCATTCACACGGGCGCAGGCAAACATCTTTCCGCCTTGATCCAGGCCGGCTACGTGAACGTGCTTTTCGCGGGAAACGCCGTAGCGGTCCACGACGTCGAATCCGCGCTCCACGGCACTTCCCTCGGCGTGTACCTCGAGAACGGCGCGGCGGCCGCGGAAGGTCACGCCCATCACCTCCGCACGATCAATACCATACGCAGGTTGGGCGGGCTTCGCGCTGCAGTGGAGGCCGGGGTGCTCAAGAAGGGCGTCATGCACTCGTGCATCACTCATGGGGTGGACTACGTGCTCGCGGGCTCTATCCGGGATGACGGGCCGCTCCCAGATGTGATCACCGATACTGTGAAGGCCCAGGACGAGATGCGCCTCAGGCTGAAAGACGTCGAGCTGGCGCTCATGCTGGCCACCATGCTCCATTCCATCGCCACCGGGAACCTGCTCCCGAGCCGGGTCAAGACCGTGTGCGTGGACATAAACCCCGCCACCGTCACCAAGCTGGCAGATAGGGGGAGTCTTCAGGCCGTGGGAATAGTGAGCGACGTGGAGTGGTTCCTCAAAGAGCTGGTCGCGCGGCTGGTGGCTTGA